CTGCTCCCCCAGTGTCACCCCCCACGTCCCCTGCCCCCAGGCCGTCACCCCCGTCACCCCGCGCCGCCTGGGGGTCCCTCCGGCCATGCTGGGCTGTCTCCCCACtgccctcccccacccccccatcccccggccccgcgggggggtgccggggggtgtCAGGGGTGGGGGTGTCCGGGGTGGGGGTGTCCACGGTGGGGGTGTCGGGGTCTCCCTGGGGCTCCATGCTGCTGCGGTCActgctgcaggggcacagcacTATCACTGGGGTTCCCCCCCCAACGTGCCCCCCCCAACGtgccccccatagccccccagcCCGGataccccccccgcccctgtccccatgctcCCCCCCAGCACTGGCACCCCCATTCcacccccccggacccccccattccccctcccggccccccaTGCCCCATCACGGTGCCCCCCGTACCCCACCCCAAGCCCCCATTCTGCCTCTCAGCCCCCCATGTcccaccccgctgcccccaTGCCCCCTTCCAGCCCCCATTATTCCCCCTCCGggccccccacatcccctcccggcccctatacccccccccaattccccctCCCGACCCCTACAACCCCCCTTGGCCACCCCATACCCCCTCCCGGCCCTCCACATCCCATCCCGTCACCCCCATGCCCCCCTCCTGGCCCCTATaaccccccagacccccccacacccccttcTGGCCCCCCTAATTCCCCCTCCCgaccccccgtgtcccctcccggcccctatagccccccaGACCCTCTCCTGGTCCCCCCGATTCCCCCTCCCGACGCCTCAAAccccaccccgctgcccccaTGCCCCCCTCCCGACCCCTATaaccccccagacccccagacccccttctggcccccccaattccccctcccggccccccgtgtcccctcccggcccctatagcccccccaattccccctcccaccccctcaAACCCCACGCTGCTGCCCCCATGCCCCCCTCACGACCCCTAtaaccccccgcccccccatgcccccctcccggcccccATACCCCCTCAGTtccccctcccggcccccctattccccatttcccccccccctcagccccccccggccccccgagccccccgcccgTACCCTCCCGGCCGCTCCCGCTGCCGctccgcggcccccgccgccccgcccgccccggggctaTTTTTACCCGGCGGGGGCAGGTGCCGCCTTCACTCACCGCCCACCCGCGGGGCGcgcgtggggccggggggcgctGGGGaggggccgcgccgcgctcccacccgggcggcgggggcagccccgagGGGCCCACGGGGCAGGGACACCcagccggcggcgcggggggacgcgggggggcGCGGGTACCCCAGACAGGgacgggggcggcggggggcacagACACGCGGGGGACATCaagggacacgggggggcacAGACACACGGGGGGCGTGGGGGCCAGAAACACACGGGGGACAtcagggacacggggggcacAGACACGCGGGGGACGtcgggggacacggggggtcGCAGACACACGGGGGGCGTGGGGGCCATAAACACACAGGGGACAtcagggacacgggggacatCGGGGACACGAGGGGCACAGACAGGCGGGGGGCgttggggggacacgggggtcacAGACACACGGGGGACAtcggggacacgggggtcacAGATGGGGGACATCGGGGGACGTGGGGGGCACAGATACAGGGGACATCGGGGTCACAGACACACAGGGGACAtcagggacacggggggcacAGACACGCGGGGGACATCGGGGGACGTCGGGGTCACAGACACGCGGGGGTCACAGGCACACGGGGGTCACAGGCACacgggggacactggggacatgggggacacggaGGCCGCAGGCTCGCGGGGGGCCACGCAGGGACACGGGAGGGCAGAGACGCGcaagggggcggggggacacgggggccaCGGACACACGGGGCGACGTGGGTCACGCGGGGACAGGCCGGCAGGGACGCGGGGGGGACGCGGAGCAGCCGGGagcccgccgtgccccccgcaCTGGCCCGGGGGCGGTGCCTGCTGCCGACCCCGCCCCCCGCGCTGaccccgccccccgcggcgcTGGCCCCGCCCCCTTCGGGGCAAAGGGCTGGCAAAGCGCGCGCCTTCCACCCCTTCCCCGTCTCCCTTTAGCTGCCGGCGCTGCCACGCCCCCTCCCGCGGCGCCCTATCAGCGTTGGGGACGCGCTCGTGTTTCCCCACCCTCCTGGCTTCTATTGGCagcaggcggcggggggggcggggcgctCCTGCGAGTGGGCGGAAGCGCGGCGCCCACGTGGTTCCTGCCGGGAGCCGAaccgagcccagccgagcccagccgaaccgagccgagcccagccgaaccgagccgagcccagccgagccgcgCCGATCCCAGCCCGGCCGCCATGGACCCGCTGCGGGCCCAGCAGCTGGCGGCCGAGCTGGAGGTTGACATGATGGCCGACATGTACAACCGGTGCGCCCGGCCggggggagcagcgggggggggggggggggcacggggggtgcCGGAGGCTTTGGGGAGGTGCTtggtcctgggggtgctgggggcatcGGGGTGacgctggggcagggggctgggggggtgcccgggggtgaGGGGCGttgagggtgctgggggtgcctggggatgggggagcactgggggggtATCAGAGGCGCTGGGGgaccccggggtgctgggggtgagggggtgctggggggcactgggggtgcctgggacatggggggggcgctgggggacccggggtgctgggggtggggggtgctgcggggtgctgggggtggggggtgctggggggtactgggggtGCCTGGGACttgggggggggcactgggggtacCCAGGTGTGTTGGGGagtgcccggggctggggggcattGAGGATGCTGGGGGTGCCCATGGCTGGGggaccctggggtgctggggggtgcttgggacatgggggggcatgggggatGCCTGAGggtgggggacactggggggtTCGGGGGTGCCTGGGAAGGCGACGGCCCTGGGGGGGTAGGAggtgttggggtgctggggctcaGGGGTGCCCGGGGTGGTGCGTGGCAGGGCCGGCGAGGGGCTGACAGCGCCGGTGCGGTGCAGGATGACGCAGGCGTGTCACCGAAAGTGCGTCCCCCCCCACTACAAGGACGCGGAGCTGTCGAAGGG
The Pelecanus crispus isolate bPelCri1 chromosome 6, bPelCri1.pri, whole genome shotgun sequence DNA segment above includes these coding regions:
- the TIMM10 gene encoding mitochondrial import inner membrane translocase subunit Tim10; amino-acid sequence: MDPLRAQQLAAELEVDMMADMYNRMTQACHRKCVPPHYKDAELSKGESVCLDRCVAKYLEVHERMGKKLTELSLQDEELLKRMQQGTGTA